The proteins below come from a single Eriocheir sinensis breed Jianghai 21 chromosome 11, ASM2467909v1, whole genome shotgun sequence genomic window:
- the LOC126997103 gene encoding uncharacterized protein LOC126997103: MEYPCVVCASEVRPRQHAIQCANCERWQHRKCNTGISYKDYRSMVKGELHMHWICITCSEVEDLLETEEGGVLEEVGSIPDISTRPALPEEYEESILPDDIIDEVPGIGDELINSYKIVEGGTRRGNALLVDSFGYTYNQKATGKKKNPTGKVTWHCSVRNKMLTCPATVLQNGSIFTGGSHHHVHEPQQGATFKAEVIATAKALAKEKVNIFSSASSLVDRARTATEGDDAACLNTVNIARSLNRLRQGDRPDEPDNLNFELDDNYIPKEFLQKDIAITGGRHLIFATSEQLALLKNARTWYVDATFRVVRKPFYQLFGIHAFVKGIEGHIKQAES; the protein is encoded by the exons ATGGAATATCCCTGTGTGGTTTGCGCGAGTGAAGTTCGGCCTCGTCAGCATGCCATTCAGTGCGCTAACTGTGAACGCTGGCAACACAGGAAGTGTAACACCGGGATTTCCTACAAGGATTATCGTTCCATGGTGAAAGGGGAGCTACACATGCACTGGATCTGCATCACATGTTCAGAAGTAGAAG ATCTgttggagacggaggaagggggaGTTTTGGAGGAGGTAGGATCTATCCCGGACATCAGCACCCGACCAGCCTTGccagaggaatatgaagaaagtattCTACCTGATGACATTATTGATGAAGTTCCAGGTATAGGGGATGAATTAATAAACTCTTATAAGATCGTTGAAGGTGGTACGAGAAGAGGAAATGCCCTCCTTGTAGATTCCTTTGGTTATACCTATAACCAAAAGGCcacagggaagaagaaaaatccaACTGGTAAAGTAACTTGGCACTGTAGTGTGAGAAACAAGATGCTAACATGTCCTGCTACTGTCCTTCAGAATGGCTCCATTTTCACCGGAGGATCTCATCATCATGTTCACGAACCCCAACAAGGTGCTACTTTTAAGGCTGAAGTCATTGCTACTGCAAAGGCCTTAGCCAAAGAGAAGGTTAACATTTTTTCATCCGCTTCTTCTTTAGTGGATCGTGCTAGAACTGCCACAGAAGGGGATGATGCAGCCTGTTTAAATACAGTTAACATAGCACGGTCTCTAAATCGCCTTAGACAGGGTGACAGACCTGATGAACCAGATAATTTGAACTTTGAATTGGATGACAATTACATCCCAAAAGAGTTCCTTCAGAAGGATATTGCTATAACTGGTGGCCGACACTTAATATTCGCTACTTCTGAACAACTTGCTTTACTCAAGAATGCAAGGACGTGGTACGTGGATGCTACATTTCGTGTAGTGCGCAAGCCATTCTATCAATTATTTGGCATCCATGCATTcgtgaaaggaatagaaggacatATAAAACAA GCGGAAAGCTGA